The DNA window GAGCCTGCCTACCGGCTCGCCCGAGCGGCCCTGCAGCCCGACGCGCTCCAGCAGCTCCAGTCCCCGCCGCCTCGTCTCGCTCCCGTTGCGCGAGGAGGCGATCCAGGCGGGGAGCAGAACATTGTCGAGCACGCTCAGGTGCGAGAGGAGATGGAAGAACTGGAAGACCAGGCCGATCGAATCGCGACGCGCCAGGGTGCGCTCGCGCTCGCTCATCGCCCCCAGGTCACGGCCGAACAGGAGCACGGTCCCTTTCGAGGGACTTTCGATCCCGGCGGAGAGGTGGATGAGCGTCGACTTGCCGCTGCCGCTGCGGCCGATCATCGCCACCGTGCGGCCGGGAGGAATGGAGAAGGAAACGTGCCGCAGCGCCTCCAGAGGGGCGCCGGATTCGCGGGAGTAGGTCTTGGAAACGTCGCGGAACTCGAGCGCGAGGGGGAAGTTTTCCGTCGCCATGCCGCGGATCCGCCGGCAATCCGTCCGAAGAAGCCGGAACTATAACGCCCGGATGGGTATCGGGCAAACCTGCTCGTGTTGCGT is part of the Candidatus Polarisedimenticolia bacterium genome and encodes:
- a CDS encoding ABC transporter ATP-binding protein → MATENFPLALEFRDVSKTYSRESGAPLEALRHVSFSIPPGRTVAMIGRSGSGKSTLIHLSAGIESPSKGTVLLFGRDLGAMSERERTLARRDSIGLVFQFFHLLSHLSVLDNVLLPAWIASSRNGSETRRRGLELLERVGLQGRSGEPVGRLSGGEMQRVAICRALLRRPKLLLADEPTGALDDENGRSVMALLFELSRTEGTTLLFVTHSRELADLSDERWRLRSGLLEPAGGPTASPRPA